The following are from one region of the Rosistilla carotiformis genome:
- a CDS encoding type II secretion system minor pseudopilin, protein MDKLRCPVELDPALVVEEDDRAPTKQCVPRRARRGIFLLIALVVIAVSTMAAYSFTDLMLAYDESTILSGRKTQADMLVESGTELARLMLAQTPTGREELGGVDNNPAMFQAINVVPDLDPQRRGNVTVIAPSIDAMGEFSGIRYGLQNESARLNLNVLTVIEENYAVGDEALQAAADLGLADTDQMVVSDSIARELLMALPNMTEDVADSILDWLDEDDEQRDFGAEYDYYNALPTPYGPKNGPLDSVEELLLVRGVTPELLFGADTNRNGIIDPIEQTYITTGDQSTASLGWSAYLTVYSREGNKTADGADRVDVNAEDLEQLQADLTDVLGNEDWASFIVAYRVAGQSGATATAGGDSDAAEAVSQASGGQAWTSSALGSLDLSEGKVEVSQLLDLVGATVVVGEGNDQTVYQSPFADEPLAMATYMPYLMGLLTSKDYDSMPGRINLNECPAELIYGLPILEEETALALVEARGEQSESENRRFETWPLVEGIVTLEQMRQLLPLVTAGGDVYRAQVVGYFEGANQSARVEVVIDATTINPDIVYWRSLSHLGRGFDVGTLGVRGEDGMQTLSIAE, encoded by the coding sequence GTGGATAAATTGCGATGCCCTGTCGAGCTCGATCCCGCGTTGGTGGTCGAAGAGGATGATCGGGCGCCGACAAAGCAGTGCGTCCCGCGTCGCGCCCGTCGCGGGATCTTCCTGCTGATCGCACTTGTTGTGATCGCGGTGAGCACGATGGCTGCTTATTCGTTTACCGACCTGATGTTGGCTTACGACGAATCGACGATTTTGAGCGGACGCAAAACGCAAGCCGACATGCTCGTCGAATCGGGGACGGAGTTGGCGCGGTTGATGCTCGCTCAAACGCCTACCGGCCGCGAGGAGCTGGGAGGCGTCGACAACAATCCGGCGATGTTCCAAGCGATCAATGTGGTACCCGATCTCGATCCGCAGCGTCGCGGCAACGTCACAGTGATCGCGCCGTCGATCGATGCGATGGGAGAGTTTTCGGGAATCCGGTACGGGTTGCAAAACGAATCGGCGCGGCTGAATTTGAACGTGTTGACGGTGATCGAAGAGAACTATGCCGTCGGCGACGAAGCGTTGCAAGCGGCGGCCGATCTGGGGTTGGCGGATACCGATCAGATGGTGGTCAGCGACAGCATCGCCCGCGAGCTGCTGATGGCGCTTCCCAACATGACCGAAGACGTCGCCGATTCGATCTTGGATTGGTTGGACGAAGACGACGAACAACGCGACTTCGGCGCCGAGTACGATTATTACAACGCCCTGCCGACGCCGTACGGTCCCAAGAACGGACCGTTGGACAGCGTGGAGGAGCTGCTGTTGGTTCGCGGTGTGACGCCGGAGCTGCTGTTTGGTGCCGACACCAATCGCAATGGCATCATCGATCCGATCGAACAGACCTACATTACGACGGGCGATCAATCGACCGCATCGCTCGGCTGGTCTGCGTACCTGACGGTCTACAGCCGCGAAGGGAACAAGACCGCCGATGGGGCGGACCGCGTGGATGTCAACGCCGAAGATCTGGAACAATTGCAAGCCGATCTGACCGACGTGTTGGGCAACGAAGATTGGGCCAGTTTTATCGTCGCCTACCGCGTCGCCGGGCAATCGGGTGCCACGGCCACGGCAGGGGGCGATTCGGATGCCGCCGAGGCGGTGTCGCAGGCGAGCGGCGGGCAAGCGTGGACCTCCTCGGCCTTGGGCTCTCTGGATCTATCGGAGGGGAAAGTCGAGGTCTCGCAGCTGTTGGACTTGGTCGGAGCGACCGTGGTCGTTGGCGAAGGGAACGATCAAACGGTCTACCAATCGCCGTTTGCGGACGAACCGTTAGCGATGGCGACCTACATGCCTTATTTAATGGGCTTGTTGACCTCGAAAGACTACGATTCGATGCCGGGACGGATTAATCTGAATGAATGTCCGGCGGAACTGATTTACGGTCTGCCCATCTTGGAGGAAGAGACGGCGCTGGCGTTGGTCGAGGCCCGCGGCGAGCAATCCGAGAGCGAGAACCGACGCTTTGAGACCTGGCCGTTGGTCGAAGGGATCGTGACGTTGGAACAGATGCGACAACTGTTGCCGTTGGTCACCGCCGGGGGCGATGTCTACCGAGCTCAAGTTGTCGGCTATTTCGAAGGGGCGAATCAGTCGGCGCGGGTGGAAGTCGTGATCGACGCGACGACGATCAATCCCGACATCGTTTATTGGCGAAGCCTGAGTCATTTGGGACGTGGCTTTGACGTCGGCACGTTGGGCGTCCGTGGCGAGGACGGGATGCAAACATTAAGTATCGCAGAGTAG
- a CDS encoding prepilin-type N-terminal cleavage/methylation domain-containing protein: MIREVFHHRSTARACRYQATRRGFTLFEVVVALGLSVVLMSMIGFAMQFYAMQLNVRDSEARRTQLARAILRMIAEDLQACIYPQEFDAGALAEVLASSATGAAAGASSGSSSSSESDAVTVEEGDELEATAISDSMASTVRPGLIGNQYQIQFDVSRLPRMEEYLPMLTNPTDVGIQDMPSDVKTVAYFVQQANLSGVGDSIGQLSSGGATNLQSSSGLVRRALSRELTTYASESGDVMRLNQTGDVLAPEVLQIEFAYFDGTQWIYEWNSDELQGLPIAVQIRLTLGKPPGSAEDPATAGLATAGDPTTGDVYDLMVRLPMAQIVSEEEMTETDLSAAGL; encoded by the coding sequence ATGATCCGCGAGGTCTTTCACCACCGATCGACGGCGAGGGCTTGTCGCTACCAAGCGACTCGCCGCGGCTTCACGCTGTTCGAAGTTGTCGTCGCGTTGGGCTTGAGCGTCGTGTTGATGAGCATGATCGGATTTGCAATGCAGTTTTATGCGATGCAGTTGAACGTTCGCGATTCCGAAGCCCGCCGAACGCAACTGGCTCGAGCGATCCTGCGAATGATTGCTGAAGATCTGCAGGCTTGTATCTATCCGCAAGAGTTTGATGCCGGTGCGCTCGCCGAAGTCCTGGCCTCGTCGGCGACGGGAGCTGCCGCGGGCGCTTCGAGTGGTTCCTCGTCGAGTTCCGAATCCGATGCGGTGACCGTGGAGGAGGGGGACGAATTAGAAGCGACAGCGATCTCCGATTCGATGGCTTCAACGGTTCGCCCAGGTCTGATCGGCAATCAATATCAGATCCAATTCGACGTCAGCCGGCTGCCGCGGATGGAAGAGTATTTGCCGATGTTGACCAATCCGACCGACGTCGGAATTCAAGACATGCCGAGCGACGTCAAGACGGTCGCCTATTTTGTCCAGCAAGCAAATCTGTCGGGCGTTGGCGACAGCATCGGACAATTGAGCAGCGGCGGGGCGACGAACCTGCAATCTAGCAGCGGCCTTGTGCGACGAGCGCTCTCCCGCGAACTGACAACATACGCCTCCGAATCGGGAGACGTGATGCGGTTGAATCAGACCGGCGACGTGTTGGCGCCGGAGGTGCTGCAGATCGAGTTCGCTTACTTCGATGGCACGCAGTGGATCTACGAATGGAATTCCGACGAATTGCAAGGTTTGCCGATCGCCGTTCAGATTCGGCTAACGCTCGGCAAGCCGCCCGGTTCGGCCGAGGATCCGGCAACTGCAGGCCTTGCGACCGCTGGGGATCCGACGACCGGTGACGTCTATGATTTGATGGTCCGTTTGCCGATGGCGCAGATCGTGTCCGAAGAGGAAATGACCGAGACCGACCTTTCCGCAGCGGGGCTTTAA
- a CDS encoding type II secretion system protein, which produces MKVKTAWSHELPTRRPATFHKTILRTGFSLFEIILAIAIFGIAMAMLGNIVSNGAKAAIEARDLARAQIMCESKMAEVMLNSAGPQPIANVSLESNDTLRQWEYSVLTEPAPMSGMVSVQVRVQSVSQDASVVPVDFTLTRWIIDPAMDLQGLEDEAAALAAEEEAMATSDGAGI; this is translated from the coding sequence ATGAAAGTTAAAACCGCCTGGTCACACGAGCTTCCAACCCGTCGCCCCGCAACGTTCCACAAAACAATTCTTCGGACGGGGTTCTCGTTATTTGAGATCATTTTGGCGATCGCGATCTTTGGGATCGCGATGGCGATGTTGGGGAATATAGTTTCCAACGGAGCCAAAGCGGCGATCGAAGCCCGCGACTTGGCCCGCGCCCAGATCATGTGCGAATCGAAGATGGCCGAAGTGATGTTGAATTCTGCCGGTCCGCAACCGATCGCCAACGTATCGTTGGAGTCCAATGACACGCTTCGGCAATGGGAGTATTCGGTGCTTACCGAACCGGCGCCGATGTCGGGGATGGTTTCCGTTCAAGTCAGAGTTCAGTCGGTGTCGCAGGATGCATCGGTGGTGCCTGTTGATTTCACGTTAACGCGTTGGATCATCGATCCGGCGATGGACCTGCAAGGCCTAGAGGACGAAGCGGCGGCATTGGCAGCGGAAGAAGAAGCGATGGCGACTAGCGATGGAGCGGGGATATGA
- a CDS encoding prepilin-type N-terminal cleavage/methylation domain-containing protein has product MQPTPIPTPSRRCPRAVRRGFTLLELLLVLVLIAALSAMAVPAISVLMADGRIKRAGDEVRIVLAQSRLKAMRTGRTHMFRCEIGTSRYSVQPWNDASDMTEAADMSGQTLPGTAGTQAAVASYTPPEPTAADVLELPENIVFADEQVESSQRSMFILQQAAMAAEEGWSQPILLYADGTTSTAVVRVKSEDGSIVKVQLRGLTGEATVSEVTSDES; this is encoded by the coding sequence ATGCAGCCAACCCCGATTCCAACTCCATCTCGTCGCTGCCCGCGGGCAGTTCGCCGAGGGTTCACCCTGTTGGAACTGCTGTTGGTCTTGGTTCTGATCGCCGCTTTGTCGGCGATGGCCGTTCCGGCGATCAGCGTGCTGATGGCCGATGGGCGGATCAAACGGGCCGGCGATGAAGTTCGCATCGTGCTTGCCCAATCGCGGCTCAAAGCGATGCGAACCGGACGGACGCACATGTTCCGCTGCGAGATCGGCACCAGCCGGTACAGTGTCCAGCCGTGGAACGATGCCAGCGACATGACCGAAGCTGCCGACATGTCGGGGCAGACGTTGCCGGGGACCGCGGGAACTCAAGCCGCTGTCGCCAGCTACACGCCTCCCGAACCAACGGCCGCGGATGTCTTGGAGCTGCCCGAAAACATCGTCTTTGCCGACGAACAAGTCGAATCGTCGCAGCGCAGCATGTTCATTCTTCAACAAGCCGCGATGGCAGCCGAAGAGGGATGGTCGCAACCAATTCTGCTGTACGCCGATGGAACGACCAGCACGGCGGTGGTTCGAGTGAAATCCGAGGATGGCAGCATCGTCAAAGTCCAATTGCGTGGGCTGACCGGCGAAGCGACGGTTTCGGAGGTGACGAGCGATGAAAGTTAA
- the gspG gene encoding type II secretion system major pseudopilin GspG — MRKQRSRPRAAFTLLEVLLVLIILVIIGGIVTVNFVGIQKGAQDDTARTQLNNIKSGIKLYQLQVGTLPSSLEGLREKPNDIADPTRWKGPYFDEEIPADPWGNNYKYAPSGTGFELRSAGADGQEGSEDDVVVTSGTV; from the coding sequence ATGCGTAAGCAGCGATCGCGCCCTCGCGCGGCGTTTACGTTGTTGGAAGTTCTGCTGGTTTTGATCATCCTGGTGATCATTGGTGGAATTGTGACCGTGAATTTCGTCGGCATCCAAAAGGGGGCCCAAGATGACACCGCTCGGACCCAGCTGAACAATATCAAGAGCGGGATCAAGTTGTATCAGTTGCAAGTCGGCACCCTGCCGAGCAGCTTGGAAGGTCTTCGCGAGAAGCCGAACGACATTGCCGACCCCACCCGCTGGAAGGGGCCCTACTTCGATGAAGAGATCCCTGCGGATCCTTGGGGGAATAACTACAAGTACGCTCCCAGCGGCACCGGCTTCGAATTGCGAAGCGCTGGGGCCGATGGTCAGGAAGGATCCGAAGATGATGTCGTTGTGACCAGCGGTACCGTTTAG
- a CDS encoding winged helix-turn-helix transcriptional regulator — protein MDTKGKNRHVDYDKPACPVEATLELIGGKWKGIILFHLLEGRLRFSELKRKVGCVTQRMLTKQLRELEASGLVNRTVYAEVPPRVEYELTKEGKSLKSILNALKKWGESHAVQLIDARVSSES, from the coding sequence ATGGATACTAAAGGCAAGAATCGGCACGTTGACTACGACAAACCGGCGTGTCCAGTCGAAGCCACGCTGGAGCTGATCGGCGGCAAGTGGAAAGGAATTATCCTATTCCATTTGCTCGAAGGCCGGCTTCGTTTCAGTGAACTGAAACGCAAGGTGGGTTGCGTAACTCAGCGCATGCTGACCAAGCAGCTGCGAGAACTTGAGGCCAGCGGTCTGGTCAATCGAACCGTCTACGCCGAAGTTCCACCGCGTGTCGAATACGAATTGACGAAAGAAGGCAAGTCGCTCAAGTCCATTTTGAACGCCCTGAAGAAGTGGGGTGAGTCTCACGCGGTCCAACTCATCGACGCACGAGTGTCGAGCGAGTCTTAA
- a CDS encoding L-dopachrome tautomerase-related protein codes for MNKLSCIFAFAVTVLFCGNASGQDPNVELELFAQLDQAVGNIAYTHDGTLVLSHHPFFKPDIRVATYDATAKTVVPFPNKQWNTPRDENDWYLDDVLGIRNDSKGIVWMLDMGTRNNITPKLVAWDTQKNKLHRIIYIPAPASLDISQLNDFAIDEKRKLIVIADEGIARGGDGSKAALVVVDLATGMVRRVLQDHHSTAPDRDMPTLIDGKPLGVSANGKMTPIFVGADGITLDANNEWLYFCPLNGGKIYRLPIAALADHEMTDQQLGDKVETYSDKVNNGGLSIDQQGNLYFTNVGSHSIGFVSSPERKYSMIASDERMQWPDGISYSQNGYMYVSAAQVHLGSAFNGGKDKTSKPFYIFRFKPFSEGMLGR; via the coding sequence GTGAACAAACTCAGTTGCATTTTCGCTTTTGCTGTGACGGTGCTGTTTTGCGGCAACGCGTCGGGGCAAGATCCGAACGTTGAACTTGAACTGTTTGCTCAGCTCGACCAAGCGGTTGGGAACATCGCATACACGCATGATGGAACACTGGTTCTGAGCCATCACCCTTTCTTCAAGCCAGACATACGCGTAGCGACTTACGATGCGACGGCAAAGACTGTTGTGCCGTTTCCGAACAAGCAGTGGAACACGCCTCGCGATGAGAATGATTGGTATCTCGATGATGTGCTGGGAATTCGGAATGACTCGAAGGGCATTGTCTGGATGCTCGATATGGGCACGCGCAACAACATCACGCCCAAGCTGGTCGCGTGGGATACTCAGAAGAACAAGCTGCATCGGATCATCTACATTCCGGCGCCCGCGAGTCTGGATATTTCGCAGCTCAACGATTTCGCGATTGATGAGAAGCGGAAGCTGATTGTGATTGCTGATGAAGGAATCGCTCGGGGCGGCGATGGTTCCAAAGCAGCTTTGGTGGTCGTTGATCTGGCAACTGGAATGGTCCGACGCGTCCTGCAAGATCATCATTCGACGGCTCCCGATCGTGACATGCCGACATTGATTGATGGCAAACCGCTGGGTGTCAGCGCGAACGGCAAGATGACGCCAATCTTCGTGGGAGCGGACGGCATTACGCTCGATGCGAACAACGAGTGGCTCTATTTCTGCCCTCTCAACGGTGGCAAGATTTATCGCCTGCCGATCGCGGCACTCGCCGACCACGAGATGACCGACCAACAACTCGGCGACAAGGTCGAGACTTACAGCGACAAAGTGAACAATGGCGGCCTTTCAATTGACCAGCAGGGCAATCTCTACTTCACGAACGTTGGCAGCCACAGCATCGGTTTTGTTTCCTCCCCTGAACGTAAGTACTCAATGATTGCCTCTGACGAGAGGATGCAATGGCCTGACGGAATCAGCTACAGCCAAAACGGCTATATGTACGTATCGGCTGCTCAAGTCCACTTGGGATCGGCGTTCAATGGCGGCAAAGACAAAACATCGAAACCGTTCTATATCTTTCGATTCAAGCCGTTTAGCGAAGGCATGTTGGGACGATGA
- a CDS encoding zinc-binding alcohol dehydrogenase family protein → MKAVGLTHYLPIDDPNSLMDLELDKPKPTGHDVLVATKAIAVNPVDYKVRAPKDTIEDSPKVLGYDASGVIEEVGSDVTLFKPGDEVFYAGDITRQGTNSEFHLVDERIVGAKPQSLNFAHAAALPLTSITAYEAFFDRLGIDVDGANKGETILIIGGAGGVGSIGIQLAKIAGLSVIATASRPESIQWVTDLGADHVINHREPLRPQIEHLGMKHVDYIAMFNDTDGHWTASTDLIRPQGHIVTIVENSEPLDQQNMKMKAASFSWEFMFARSMFQTPDMVEQHRLLNRIAGWIDEGRIRATANDVVTPINAANLRDAHAKLETGKAIGKIVIEGWK, encoded by the coding sequence ATGAAAGCCGTTGGACTGACACACTACCTTCCTATCGACGACCCGAATTCGTTGATGGACCTCGAACTCGACAAGCCAAAGCCAACGGGGCATGACGTATTGGTCGCGACGAAAGCGATCGCGGTCAACCCGGTGGATTACAAGGTGCGTGCGCCCAAAGACACGATCGAGGACTCACCCAAAGTGCTCGGCTATGACGCTTCAGGCGTCATTGAAGAGGTTGGGTCGGACGTCACACTGTTCAAACCGGGCGACGAAGTTTTCTACGCTGGCGACATCACTCGGCAAGGAACGAACTCTGAGTTCCATCTGGTTGACGAACGCATCGTCGGTGCTAAACCACAGTCACTGAATTTCGCTCACGCCGCAGCGTTGCCGTTGACTTCCATCACTGCTTATGAAGCTTTCTTTGACCGGCTGGGCATTGATGTTGATGGAGCGAACAAGGGCGAGACGATTCTCATCATCGGTGGAGCCGGAGGTGTTGGTTCGATTGGCATTCAGCTTGCCAAGATCGCCGGGCTGAGCGTGATCGCGACAGCTTCCCGTCCGGAATCGATCCAATGGGTCACCGACCTCGGAGCTGATCACGTCATCAATCATCGCGAACCACTTCGCCCGCAAATTGAACACCTCGGCATGAAGCACGTTGACTACATCGCCATGTTCAACGACACCGACGGGCACTGGACGGCATCGACGGACTTAATCCGCCCACAGGGCCACATCGTCACGATTGTTGAGAACAGCGAACCGCTGGATCAGCAGAACATGAAAATGAAAGCCGCGTCATTTTCGTGGGAGTTCATGTTCGCCCGTTCGATGTTTCAGACGCCCGACATGGTCGAACAGCATCGATTGCTCAATCGCATTGCCGGTTGGATCGACGAAGGCCGTATTCGAGCAACGGCCAACGACGTCGTCACGCCTATCAACGCCGCGAATCTACGAGACGCGCACGCCAAACTCGAAACGGGCAAGGCGATCGGCAAAATCGTTATTGAGGGCTGGAAGTAG
- a CDS encoding putative quinol monooxygenase encodes MAKLTIVGNIKVKADHIDSVKAELEKLIPITRAEDGCIQYDLHQDNENPSHFLFYENWESRELWQTHMNNQHLKDYMAATDGMVEDFTLNEMTHIA; translated from the coding sequence ATGGCAAAGCTAACCATCGTCGGCAACATCAAAGTCAAAGCGGACCACATCGACAGTGTGAAAGCAGAACTCGAAAAGCTGATTCCGATCACGCGAGCCGAAGACGGATGTATTCAGTACGACCTGCATCAGGACAACGAAAACCCCTCGCATTTTCTGTTCTACGAGAACTGGGAGTCGCGTGAACTGTGGCAAACGCACATGAACAATCAGCATTTGAAAGACTACATGGCGGCCACTGACGGAATGGTTGAAGATTTCACACTTAACGAAATGACTCACATCGCTTAG
- a CDS encoding glycine betaine ABC transporter substrate-binding protein translates to MSQTITIGVTDLSFHRLTASLVAHVLQDMGFEVERVCSPHEDNFKKLQAGETDMLVSAWLPSSHGGYKANVEQTVPLLELGLHYEPYALWGVPDYVPESAVAEVADLLKPEVLEKMKRDIQGINPGAGISRFSVKMIDEYGLGDAGYQFHHGTEEDCFDAFEKAVANKEWLVVPLWKPQFLHSRYTIRDLSDPKGLLGVVDKAVLLLRKDKESLFTQEQLTKLDSLRFDNDIIAKLDYQVCREGTPIDEVTRNWLQLAFRDREPQQGGTQIRTSSTAVQASLPTANRLAPPCRQNDGPAGPTIAPPAKQSTNFNAHSQ, encoded by the coding sequence GTGTCTCAAACAATCACGATTGGCGTGACCGATCTTTCGTTTCATCGTCTGACCGCGTCGCTTGTTGCCCATGTTTTGCAAGACATGGGGTTTGAGGTCGAACGTGTTTGTTCGCCCCACGAAGACAACTTCAAAAAGCTGCAAGCCGGGGAGACCGACATGCTCGTGTCAGCTTGGCTTCCGTCCAGTCACGGTGGCTACAAAGCCAACGTCGAGCAGACGGTACCGCTGCTTGAACTTGGTTTGCACTACGAGCCGTATGCATTGTGGGGTGTGCCTGATTATGTTCCCGAATCGGCGGTTGCCGAGGTTGCGGACCTGCTGAAGCCGGAAGTGCTTGAGAAGATGAAGCGGGACATTCAGGGCATTAATCCCGGTGCGGGAATCAGTCGGTTTTCCGTCAAGATGATAGACGAATACGGACTTGGCGATGCAGGCTACCAATTCCACCACGGCACCGAAGAAGATTGCTTTGACGCATTCGAGAAGGCTGTCGCAAACAAAGAGTGGCTCGTCGTCCCGCTCTGGAAGCCGCAGTTTTTACATTCTCGCTACACGATTCGTGACCTAAGCGATCCCAAGGGGCTATTGGGAGTTGTTGACAAAGCCGTGTTGTTACTGAGGAAAGACAAGGAGTCGTTGTTCACGCAGGAGCAGTTAACGAAACTCGATTCTCTAAGGTTCGATAACGACATCATTGCCAAGCTCGATTATCAGGTATGCCGCGAAGGCACACCGATCGACGAAGTCACTCGCAACTGGCTCCAGCTCGCATTTCGCGATCGAGAGCCTCAACAGGGCGGAACACAAATCCGCACTTCGTCTACCGCAGTTCAAGCGTCTTTGCCCACAGCCAATCGCCTCGCGCCACCGTGCCGACAGAACGATGGTCCCGCCGGACCAACAATCGCTCCGCCAGCGAAACAGTCAACGAATTTCAATGCACATTCCCAATAG
- a CDS encoding YjhG/YagF family D-xylonate dehydratase, whose amino-acid sequence MFSLDQHLDGGDVAASVVTSASGPSGQLPLTDEILRSWSSGDLFGLTQNAGMGWDPARMMGPQYLCLSTQGGVRDHDGTPIALGYHTGHWEVGLLVQAAAEQFSEAGGVPFAAFCSDPCDGRSQGTNGMFDSLPYRNDAAIVMRRLIRSLPRRRGVLGVATCDKGLPAMMLAVCGTNHLPSVIVPGGVTLPPTVGEDAGKVQTIGARYSQGEISLEQAGLEGCRACGSPGGGCQFLGTAATSQVVAEAMGLTVPHAALAPSGQPIWLDIARQSARSLMALDARGLTLADIVTDDSIYNAMLVHAACGGSTNLLLHIPAVAHAAGLRSPTVDDWHQVNKLVARFVDVLPNGPVGHPTVRLFLAGGVPEIMWHLRELGLLRGDAMTVAGVSWNEILDAWPQSARRSALRQRLIESDRVDPDDVIIPPATAKKRGLTSTVCFPQGNLCPEGSVIKSTSIDPSVVGDDGVYRKTGPARVFVSERDAIAAIKGNHPQPVQAGDVVVLVGRGPLGSGMEETYQITSALKFLPWGKHVALVTDARFSGVSTGACIGHVGPEALAGGPIGRVQDGDQIEVVVDRIGLHGSVNLIGTADKSLTPAEAEALLASRSPHPQLAVDPKMPDDSRLWAALQQVGGGTWSGCVYDVDKIIATLDAGRQALEKEGT is encoded by the coding sequence TTGTTTTCGCTCGACCAACACCTCGATGGCGGCGACGTCGCCGCGTCGGTGGTCACGTCGGCGTCGGGGCCGAGTGGTCAGTTGCCGTTGACCGACGAGATCCTTCGCTCGTGGAGCAGCGGCGATCTGTTTGGGCTGACGCAAAACGCCGGCATGGGCTGGGATCCAGCTCGCATGATGGGACCTCAATATCTGTGTCTCAGTACGCAGGGGGGCGTTCGCGATCACGATGGAACGCCGATCGCTTTGGGCTATCACACCGGGCACTGGGAAGTGGGGCTGTTGGTTCAAGCGGCAGCCGAACAATTTTCCGAGGCGGGCGGCGTTCCGTTTGCCGCTTTCTGCAGCGACCCTTGCGATGGCCGATCGCAGGGAACCAATGGGATGTTCGACAGCTTGCCCTACCGGAACGATGCGGCGATCGTGATGCGTCGGTTGATCCGTTCGTTGCCTCGCCGCCGTGGCGTGTTGGGCGTCGCGACGTGCGATAAAGGACTGCCGGCGATGATGCTTGCCGTCTGCGGGACCAACCACTTGCCCAGCGTGATCGTTCCCGGCGGCGTGACGCTGCCGCCGACGGTCGGCGAGGATGCGGGCAAAGTGCAAACGATCGGGGCTCGGTATTCTCAAGGCGAAATATCGCTGGAACAGGCTGGTCTCGAAGGCTGCCGGGCATGCGGATCGCCAGGGGGCGGTTGCCAGTTCCTGGGGACCGCGGCGACCAGCCAAGTGGTTGCCGAGGCGATGGGGCTGACCGTTCCGCATGCGGCGCTGGCACCCAGCGGCCAGCCGATTTGGTTGGACATCGCGCGGCAGAGTGCTCGCAGTCTGATGGCCTTGGATGCTCGCGGGCTCACGCTGGCCGATATCGTTACCGACGATTCGATCTACAACGCGATGTTGGTTCACGCGGCCTGCGGCGGTTCGACAAATCTGTTGCTGCACATTCCCGCGGTCGCTCATGCGGCTGGGCTGCGGTCACCGACTGTCGATGACTGGCACCAAGTCAATAAACTGGTCGCTCGGTTCGTCGATGTCTTGCCCAACGGCCCCGTCGGGCATCCGACGGTCCGGTTGTTCCTGGCCGGCGGTGTTCCGGAAATCATGTGGCATCTCCGCGAGTTGGGGCTGTTGCGCGGCGATGCGATGACGGTCGCCGGCGTCAGTTGGAACGAGATCCTCGACGCCTGGCCACAGTCGGCTCGTCGGAGCGCATTGCGCCAGCGTTTGATCGAATCCGATCGCGTCGATCCCGACGATGTGATCATCCCTCCGGCAACCGCTAAAAAACGTGGACTGACCAGCACCGTCTGCTTCCCGCAGGGGAATCTTTGTCCCGAGGGATCGGTGATTAAATCGACATCGATCGATCCGAGTGTCGTTGGCGACGACGGCGTCTATCGTAAGACTGGCCCGGCGCGGGTCTTTGTCAGCGAACGCGATGCGATCGCGGCGATCAAGGGGAACCATCCCCAGCCGGTTCAGGCGGGAGATGTTGTTGTTCTGGTCGGCCGTGGCCCGTTGGGGAGCGGAATGGAGGAGACCTATCAAATCACGTCGGCTTTAAAGTTCTTGCCCTGGGGCAAACATGTAGCGCTTGTCACCGACGCTCGGTTCTCGGGGGTCAGCACCGGCGCGTGCATCGGCCATGTGGGCCCGGAGGCGTTGGCGGGAGGACCGATCGGCCGCGTCCAGGACGGCGACCAGATCGAAGTCGTTGTCGATCGAATCGGATTGCACGGCAGCGTGAACTTAATCGGGACCGCTGACAAATCGCTGACGCCGGCGGAAGCCGAAGCGCTGCTCGCATCGAGGTCGCCGCATCCGCAATTGGCTGTCGACCCCAAGATGCCCGACGATTCAAGACTCTGGGCCGCACTGCAGCAAGTCGGCGGCGGCACGTGGAGCGGATGCGTCTACGATGTCGACAAGATTATCGCCACGCTCGACGCGGGCCGACAGGCGTTGGAAAAGGAAGGCACGTGA